The following nucleotide sequence is from Vanrija pseudolonga chromosome 4, complete sequence.
GCTGGGCAATCTGCTGCGCGAcctgcttggcctcgacggcgtgcgtgAACTCGGGCGAGAAGGCGACGTGCGTAATcgacacgtcgtcgagcacgaggttgaaccgcctcgcgcggcgaGTAAGGTTCTCACGGATTAGACGGGACACCATCTCACGCTGGGTAATGAGCTGCGAGGCGTTGAactgggcgacgacggacTTGAGGACCTCGTTGACGATCGAGGGGAGGACACGCTCGTCGTAGtcggtgccgagctcgcggtaGCTGCGCAGGGGTCAGTCAACCGGACAAATAACAtagcgacgaggtggccgatCATTTCAATCCACCTCAGCCTCACCCGACTCACATCGTAGGAAGGTCCTGGGGAGCGGGACGCGAAAGAACACGGCAGGTGATGTTAACCTGGCGGGTTAGCTTCCACCACAAAGGTCTTCACCCACCATCTGCAAGTCCTTGGTACCCGTCAACGAGGCGATATTCCTAGGCTTGGCACGGACGTCGTAGATGATGGCCGTCTCCAACCAAGGAACCTGGGTAGTCAGCACCGGCTCCGTCTTCCTTGCAGTCTGCCCAACGTACACGGAAGTGCGTGCCCTCGGGGTAGATCTTGGGCATGATACCATGCAGACGCGAGTACTTGATCGCACGGTGACCACCATCGACGTTGAACAGGGACGagttgaggacgaggccgcccgtgatgagggcgacgacgaggccgccgccggcaaaCAGGCCGCCGGGGGAAGgtccgccgctgccgttaccgccgcggccgccgccgccggcctgcatgcgcgcgcggttgagctgctgcgcgaggcgcgcaaaGGCTTCTCCTCCTGAGCGGTTCATTGCTGTGatgtggtggaggaggggaggggtggaAAGAGGGAAGGTTGTGGAAGAGGGCAGGGTGGGAGTGGTGGTGAGCGCAGGTGAGTGACGA
It contains:
- the PHB2 gene encoding Prohibitin-2, with translation MNRSGGEAFARLAQQLNRARMQAGGGGRGGNGSGGPSPGGLFAGGGLVVALITGGLVLNSSLFNVDGGHRAIKYSRLHGIMPKIYPEGTHFRVPWLETAIIYDVRAKPRNIASLTGTKDLQMVNITCRVLSRPAPQDLPTIYRELGTDYDERVLPSIVNEVLKSVVAQFNASQLITQREMVSRLIRENLTRRARRFNLVLDDVSITHVAFSPEFTHAVEAKQVAQQIAQRAAFQVDQAIQEKQSIIVRAQGEAKSAELIGEAVRKSQGFLQLRKLEAAREIAQTLSQSGNKVMLDSSSLLLSVTDDQVLQPSKK